In Acidobacteriota bacterium, a single window of DNA contains:
- a CDS encoding glutamate racemase: MKIGVFDSGVGGLTVLRELLNAIPQADYLYLGDTARLPYGSKSAATVARYAVSSVQFLVEHGAEYLVIACNTASALAMREIRAAVSVEVLGVIEPGARAASQITQSKNVSVIGTAATVASHAYKKELQKLSIQAVEKACPLLVPLVEEGWTDHPVTEQVARIYLEELACEQRRSTGNHADVLVLGCTHYPLLKPLLRRVLPSDVHLVDSAQSTAHDAAKSLSSRSSSSSKPHVRFFATDSVEKFRQLGSRFLGRSIDHVELITLAE; the protein is encoded by the coding sequence ATGAAGATCGGTGTCTTCGACTCTGGAGTCGGCGGCCTCACGGTGTTACGCGAATTGCTCAATGCAATTCCGCAAGCGGATTACCTGTACCTGGGCGATACAGCGCGTTTGCCCTACGGCTCGAAGTCCGCAGCTACGGTCGCGCGCTACGCGGTCTCCAGCGTGCAATTTCTCGTAGAGCACGGCGCTGAGTATCTGGTCATCGCCTGTAATACCGCCAGCGCTTTGGCCATGCGTGAGATTCGCGCGGCCGTTTCGGTGGAGGTTCTAGGCGTGATCGAACCAGGAGCGCGCGCTGCTTCGCAGATCACGCAAAGTAAGAATGTCTCCGTGATTGGCACTGCCGCGACCGTGGCCAGTCACGCTTACAAGAAGGAGCTGCAGAAGCTGAGCATTCAAGCGGTCGAAAAGGCGTGCCCTCTGCTCGTGCCGTTAGTTGAGGAAGGCTGGACCGATCATCCGGTTACGGAACAGGTGGCGAGAATCTATTTGGAAGAATTGGCCTGTGAACAACGCCGCTCTACCGGAAACCATGCAGACGTCCTTGTACTAGGATGTACCCATTATCCACTGCTCAAGCCGCTGCTTCGCCGAGTACTGCCAAGCGATGTGCATCTGGTGGACTCAGCGCAATCTACAGCTCACGATGCAGCGAAGTCTCTCTCCAGTCGGAGCTCGAGTTCCAGCAAACCTCACGTGCGATTCTTCGCGACAGATTCTGTGGAGAAGTTCCGGCAATTGGGCAGCAGGTTTCTTGGACGATCAATCGACCATGTTGAGCTGATCACGTTGGCGGAGTGA
- the cysK gene encoding cysteine synthase A, whose translation MSTTEAVHLRVAENITELVGETPMLHLRRMAPPGGADIYAKLEYLNPGGSVKDRAAIGMISRAEREGRLRPGSTIIEATAGNTGIGLALIGVNKGYRVIVCVPERFSEEKMKVMAALGAEVIRTPDAAGMQGAIATAREIAAKIPDSFIALQFENEANPAFHYETTALEIYEQMQGQIDAVVIGVGTGGTFSGVSRFMKQKNSRIQTVAVETQGSILQGNPPGPHKVEGIGVSFIPKTFDRKVCDAIIMVCDDDAFATVRDLASKEGVLGGSSSGANVFAAMQIAKQLGKGKRVVTVIPDAAERYLSKNIFDGGI comes from the coding sequence ATGAGCACAACTGAGGCCGTCCACCTGCGTGTAGCGGAAAATATCACTGAGCTCGTCGGCGAAACGCCCATGTTGCATTTGCGGCGAATGGCCCCGCCCGGCGGCGCCGATATCTACGCGAAACTCGAATACCTGAACCCCGGTGGCAGTGTGAAAGATCGTGCCGCCATCGGCATGATCTCGCGCGCCGAACGTGAAGGCAGGTTGCGCCCAGGTAGCACGATCATCGAAGCCACGGCGGGAAACACTGGCATTGGGCTTGCCCTCATCGGTGTGAACAAGGGATATCGAGTTATCGTCTGCGTTCCCGAGCGATTCTCAGAAGAAAAGATGAAAGTGATGGCGGCGCTTGGGGCCGAAGTGATTCGCACGCCGGACGCGGCAGGCATGCAAGGAGCCATCGCCACGGCGCGCGAGATCGCCGCAAAGATCCCGGACTCGTTCATCGCTCTGCAGTTTGAAAACGAGGCTAATCCTGCGTTCCATTATGAAACCACCGCGCTGGAGATTTATGAGCAGATGCAGGGCCAGATCGACGCAGTCGTGATCGGGGTCGGCACTGGAGGAACGTTTTCCGGTGTCTCACGCTTCATGAAGCAGAAAAATTCCAGGATTCAGACTGTCGCTGTCGAGACGCAGGGGTCGATCCTGCAAGGTAATCCCCCCGGTCCGCATAAAGTAGAAGGCATCGGCGTGAGCTTCATTCCTAAGACCTTCGACCGTAAGGTCTGCGACGCCATCATCATGGTCTGCGATGATGATGCCTTCGCGACGGTACGCGACCTCGCGAGCAAGGAAGGTGTTTTGGGCGGTTCGAGCTCAGGAGCAAACGTCTTTGCAGCCATGCAGATCGCTAAGCAGCTCGGCAAGGGCAAGCGCGTGGTGACCGTAATCCCCGACGCCGCAGAGCGATACCTCTCGAAGAACATCTTCGATGGCGGAATTTGA
- a CDS encoding VWA domain-containing protein, with amino-acid sequence MPGTSGPSVSVSLIGKRSTNWQAPSAAASTYKTLLHFTFLALLLVFAAVAFAQGTGDITDVHIAPRAKAEPASAVASPDVGTPSIGLKTTDRRIKVDVNLVLVPVTVTDPMNRLVTGLERENFLLSEGSQGQQIRSFSSEDAPLSLGVIFDLSGSMSNKIEKSKQAVVEFFKTANPEDEFFMIGFSDKPELLVDFTNSIEDIQSQLVFANAKGRTALLDAIYMGMKKMKSAHHEKKALLIISDGGDNRSRYTDSEIKSLVKEADVEVYAIGLFDNGAATPEERYGPYLLNEIADVTGGRMFRVDDVNELADVATKIGVELRNQYVLGYRPTNAAHDGKWRKIKVKLNAPKGLPPLTVHAKTGYYASTE; translated from the coding sequence ATGCCCGGGACCAGCGGGCCATCAGTTTCTGTTTCCCTGATCGGCAAGCGTTCGACCAATTGGCAGGCGCCTTCTGCCGCCGCGTCAACCTATAAAACCCTGCTGCATTTCACTTTTCTCGCACTACTTCTAGTTTTCGCGGCTGTAGCGTTTGCCCAAGGCACCGGCGATATCACGGATGTTCACATCGCTCCTCGCGCAAAGGCAGAGCCTGCGAGCGCAGTCGCAAGTCCAGATGTCGGTACACCCTCGATTGGTCTAAAGACGACGGATCGCCGTATCAAGGTCGATGTAAATCTTGTGCTTGTGCCCGTTACCGTCACGGATCCAATGAATCGTCTTGTAACGGGTCTTGAACGCGAGAACTTTCTGCTATCAGAAGGCAGTCAAGGACAGCAGATTCGCTCATTCTCCAGCGAAGACGCGCCTCTTTCTCTTGGGGTGATCTTCGATCTAAGCGGCAGCATGAGCAACAAGATCGAAAAGAGCAAGCAGGCTGTCGTGGAGTTCTTCAAGACCGCGAACCCCGAAGACGAATTCTTCATGATCGGCTTCTCGGATAAACCTGAACTTTTGGTGGATTTCACTAATTCGATCGAAGATATTCAGAGCCAGCTCGTGTTTGCAAATGCAAAGGGAAGAACGGCCCTTCTCGACGCGATCTACATGGGTATGAAGAAGATGAAGTCAGCGCATCACGAGAAGAAAGCGCTGCTCATCATCTCTGATGGCGGTGACAACCGCAGCCGATATACTGACAGCGAGATCAAGTCGTTGGTCAAAGAGGCCGATGTGGAGGTCTATGCCATCGGGTTATTTGACAACGGCGCTGCCACCCCGGAAGAGCGCTATGGGCCTTATCTTCTCAATGAAATAGCCGACGTCACCGGCGGACGCATGTTCCGCGTGGACGATGTGAATGAGCTGGCCGATGTTGCGACAAAGATTGGAGTAGAGCTGCGCAACCAATATGTGCTTGGTTACCGTCCAACCAATGCAGCTCACGATGGCAAGTGGCGCAAAATTAAAGTTAAGCTGAATGCACCGAAGGGTCTGCCGCCGCTCACCGTCCATGCTAAAACTGGATATTATGCCTCTACGGAATAA
- a CDS encoding VWA domain-containing protein has product MPLRNKLPYATALFLLVLSASLAIPQQSRPAQPSAAQNQAAHPQSSAPSGVHREGTDSILVDAAGIPLEDQSGKSISQEAALAPVNPSVGSETVNIPNQKSGEVTKTKNGGFLIGVQVQEVVLHATVVDQRARLVTNLNKNDFTVYEDGQPQQITRFTREDIPVSLGILIDNSGSMRDKRQAVNTAALDLVKGSNPEDEVFIVNFSDEAIIDTDLTSDVAKMQEGLQQVDSRGGTALYDAVVASADYLAKKGRREKKVLLVVTDGEDNASTDTLEQAVRRVQDDSGPVVYTIGILGGEREKRARRALDSLAQHTGGVSFFPKDLGEVDQIARAVARDIRNQYSIYYRPTRPQEQGGFRQVKVDAHAPGYGRLQVRTRSGYYAGQQTRASK; this is encoded by the coding sequence ATGCCTCTACGGAATAAGCTGCCCTACGCGACAGCCCTGTTCCTGCTGGTTCTCTCTGCATCGCTGGCGATCCCGCAGCAGAGCCGGCCGGCTCAGCCTTCTGCCGCGCAGAATCAGGCTGCGCACCCTCAATCCAGTGCACCGAGTGGTGTGCACCGCGAGGGCACAGATAGCATCCTCGTCGATGCTGCGGGTATTCCGCTGGAAGACCAGTCCGGAAAGTCAATTTCTCAGGAAGCTGCGCTTGCTCCAGTGAATCCCTCCGTTGGATCCGAGACCGTAAATATCCCCAACCAGAAGAGTGGAGAAGTCACTAAAACAAAGAATGGTGGATTCCTCATTGGCGTTCAGGTGCAGGAAGTGGTGCTTCACGCGACAGTCGTTGATCAGCGCGCGCGTTTAGTAACGAACCTGAACAAGAACGATTTCACCGTGTATGAGGACGGCCAACCTCAGCAGATCACGCGTTTTACTCGCGAAGATATTCCCGTCTCACTCGGAATCCTCATCGACAACTCCGGCTCGATGCGGGACAAGCGCCAAGCGGTTAATACCGCTGCGCTGGATCTCGTAAAAGGCAGCAATCCCGAAGATGAAGTTTTCATCGTGAATTTCAGTGATGAAGCCATCATCGACACTGACCTGACAAGTGACGTTGCAAAGATGCAGGAAGGCCTGCAGCAAGTGGATTCCCGAGGTGGAACTGCACTTTACGATGCGGTTGTTGCCTCCGCCGATTACCTCGCGAAGAAGGGACGTCGTGAAAAGAAGGTTCTGCTCGTAGTCACCGACGGTGAAGACAACGCGAGCACAGATACGCTCGAACAAGCCGTACGCCGGGTACAGGATGACAGCGGACCCGTGGTTTACACCATCGGAATTCTAGGCGGTGAGCGTGAGAAACGCGCGAGACGCGCACTCGATTCGCTGGCGCAGCATACTGGTGGCGTCTCCTTCTTTCCCAAAGATCTCGGCGAAGTCGACCAGATCGCGCGCGCTGTCGCCCGCGATATCCGCAATCAATATTCCATCTACTACCGTCCAACCCGTCCTCAAGAGCAGGGAGGATTCCGCCAGGTGAAGGTCGATGCCCATGCTCCCGGTTACGGTCGCCTGCAAGTTCGCACGCGCAGTGGCTACTACGCCGGACAGCAGACACGGGCTTCGAAGTAG
- a CDS encoding DUF2062 domain-containing protein, which yields MKNSFFHRKLVLPVINLLRQGITPEKIALSLAIGICLGVFPLLGSTTILCTLAAILFRLNLPAIQLVNYFVYPLQLALLIPFIRLGEALLGAPHVPLSLTILFESFKRSAWAAAKTYWICDWHALIAWCLVGPFAIWILYLVLAPVLRNLAAVSEAVMKQEESSRPGAQA from the coding sequence ATGAAGAATAGCTTTTTCCATCGCAAACTGGTTTTGCCGGTTATCAATCTCCTCCGACAGGGAATCACGCCAGAGAAGATCGCGCTGAGTCTTGCCATCGGCATTTGCCTTGGAGTGTTTCCTCTCCTAGGCAGCACCACGATTCTCTGCACCTTGGCCGCAATCCTGTTTCGTCTGAACCTGCCGGCGATACAGCTGGTGAACTACTTCGTCTATCCTCTGCAACTCGCGTTGTTGATCCCATTCATTCGCCTCGGGGAAGCGCTTCTCGGCGCGCCACATGTGCCCTTGTCCTTGACCATTCTGTTTGAATCATTCAAGCGCAGCGCCTGGGCAGCCGCAAAGACATATTGGATCTGCGACTGGCATGCACTCATCGCGTGGTGCCTGGTGGGCCCATTTGCGATCTGGATCCTATATCTCGTGCTTGCTCCCGTGTTGCGAAACCTCGCTGCTGTCAGCGAAGCTGTTATGAAGCAGGAGGAGTCGTCCCGGCCGGGCGCGCAAGCGTAG
- a CDS encoding DUF1015 domain-containing protein, with amino-acid sequence MAQISAFPALRYSPEKVRLGDVVTQPYDKITPQMQDGYYKASPYNLVRIILGRPEGNETEHKNRYTDAAECLKNWRKAGIFSQDPPSIYAYSQRFVVPGSSESVERRSFIAAGTLYDYSEKVVFRHEQTLAKPKSDRLNLLRATHAHFGQIFMLYSDPAQTIDSLFFEDGNHEWQEVTDEYKVLHRLRRISDPATLNIVKTEMADRKLIIADGHHRYETALNFRKEAANASNQCLKDNANRVMMAFVNMDSPGLVILPTHRVVFGLPNFDVPSFVKKAKELYDVRELGALDAAKAASLLAQSGKNAVSFVAATKQGSFLLAARVGSEAQIPGEFSARQRKLDVVNLHSLLLENTLGISHEQVTNQQHIRYLRGAEETFRAVKSDPEVNVAFLMSPVSIEQVREIAFAGEVLPQKSTDFYPKLLSGLTIYSLDNGC; translated from the coding sequence ATGGCCCAGATTTCAGCTTTTCCTGCGCTCCGTTACAGCCCAGAAAAGGTGCGCCTAGGCGACGTAGTCACCCAGCCTTACGACAAAATCACTCCGCAAATGCAGGACGGCTACTACAAAGCCAGCCCTTATAACCTGGTGAGAATCATCCTGGGACGACCTGAAGGCAACGAAACAGAGCACAAGAACCGCTATACAGATGCCGCTGAATGCCTCAAAAACTGGCGAAAAGCCGGTATTTTTTCCCAAGATCCGCCCTCAATTTACGCGTATTCGCAGCGATTTGTAGTGCCCGGAAGCTCTGAGAGCGTCGAAAGAAGGAGTTTTATCGCCGCAGGAACACTCTATGACTACTCAGAAAAGGTCGTATTTCGCCACGAACAAACGTTAGCGAAGCCCAAAAGCGATCGCTTGAACCTGCTGCGAGCCACGCATGCGCACTTTGGGCAGATCTTTATGCTCTACAGCGACCCGGCTCAGACCATCGATTCGCTATTTTTTGAGGATGGAAATCACGAGTGGCAAGAGGTTACGGACGAGTACAAAGTGCTTCACCGGTTGCGCAGAATCAGCGATCCTGCCACTTTGAACATCGTCAAAACCGAGATGGCGGACCGGAAATTGATCATTGCGGACGGTCATCATCGCTACGAAACGGCCTTGAATTTCCGCAAGGAAGCGGCAAACGCGTCAAATCAGTGCCTGAAAGACAACGCAAATCGCGTGATGATGGCGTTTGTGAACATGGATTCGCCGGGATTAGTGATCTTACCTACCCATCGCGTGGTCTTCGGATTGCCCAATTTTGATGTTCCAAGCTTTGTGAAAAAGGCAAAAGAGCTATACGACGTGCGCGAACTGGGTGCACTCGATGCCGCAAAAGCAGCAAGCTTGCTGGCACAATCGGGCAAGAACGCTGTCTCATTTGTTGCGGCGACCAAACAAGGAAGTTTTCTTCTCGCTGCAAGGGTAGGCAGCGAGGCGCAAATTCCGGGCGAGTTTTCTGCCCGGCAGCGCAAGCTCGACGTCGTGAACCTGCATTCGCTTCTGCTCGAAAACACACTGGGAATCTCCCATGAACAAGTGACAAATCAGCAGCACATTCGTTATTTGCGCGGCGCTGAGGAGACATTCCGCGCTGTGAAGTCCGATCCAGAGGTGAATGTCGCATTCCTTATGAGTCCAGTTTCGATCGAGCAGGTACGCGAAATCGCTTTTGCAGGCGAGGTTTTGCCGCAGAAATCGACTGACTTTTATCCCAAACTTCTCAGCGGACTGACGATTTATTCACTCGACAACGGGTGTTGA